The following proteins are encoded in a genomic region of Pangasianodon hypophthalmus isolate fPanHyp1 chromosome 26, fPanHyp1.pri, whole genome shotgun sequence:
- the slc25a10b gene encoding mitochondrial dicarboxylate carrier, with amino-acid sequence MTEKRVSRWYFGGIASCGAACCTHPLDLVKVHLQTQQEVKMRMMGMAMHVVKHDGVLALYNGLSASLCRQMSYSLTRFAIYETVRDMMGSQGPMPFYQKVLLGAFGGFTGGFIGTPADMVNVRMQNDMKLPAELRRNYKHALDGLYRVWCEEGTRKLFSGATMASSRGALVTVGQLACYDQAKQLVLATGFLGDNILTHFLSSFIAGGCATFLCQPLDVLKTRLMNAKGEYRGVLHCLSETAKLGPLAFYKGLVPAGIRLVPHTVLTFLFLEQLRKYFGIRVVS; translated from the exons ATGACGGAGAAGCGGGTCTCGCGCTGGTACTTCGGCGGCATCGCCTCGTGCGGAGCGGCGTGTTGCACGCACCCGCTGGACCTGGTCAAG gtgCACCTGCAGACGCAGCAGGAggtgaagatgaggatgatgggGATGGCGATGCACGTGGTGAAGCACGACGGCGTTCTGGCGCTCTACAATGGCCTCAGCGCCTCCCTCTGCAGACAG atGTCTTACTCTCTGACCAGGTTTGCTATCTATGAGACAGTGAGGGACATGATGGGCAGTCAGGGGCCCATGCCCTTCTACCAGAAAGTCCTGCTGGGGGCATTcggag GATTTACAGGAGGTTTCATTGGGACACCAGCAGACATGGTTAAcgtcag GATGCAGAACGACATGAAGCTTCCTGCCGAGCTCAGGAGAAA ctATAAGCATGCTCTGGATGGACTGTACAGGGTGTGGTGTGAGG AGGGAACGAGGAAGCTGTTCTCGGGAGCCACCATGGCGAGCAGCAGAGGAGCGCTGGTCACTGTAGGACAG TTAGCGTGCTATGATCAGGCGAAGCAGCTCGTGTTGGCGACGGGATTCCTGGGAGACAACATTCTCACTCACTTCCTGTCCAGTTTCATCGCT GGAGGATGTGCTACGTTTCTGTGTCAGCCGCTGGATGTATTGAAGACACGATTGATGAATGCTAAAGGAGAGTACAGG ggagTACTGCACTGTCTGTCTGAGACTGCCAAACTGGGACCACTCGCCTTctacaag GGTTTAGTTCCAGCAGGGATCCGATTGGTTCCTCACACGGTTCTGACCTTCCTGTTTCTGGAGCAGCTGAGGAAGTACTTCGGCATCAGGGTGGTCAGCTGA
- the LOC113537431 gene encoding claudin-4, translating to MPTTGLQVLGFLVSIAGWVGGALVCATPFWRVSAFVGDELVVSEVLWEGLWMTCLSQLGRIQCKVYDSALALSGSTQFCRVMVILSLLLGLFALPLGAIGMKCTHCLEGARDAKARLVRTAGAIFMAAGVAFFMPVFWTTFAVIRDFYDPNVAPPLKRELGPALYLGGGVAFMMLVGGVMLYQGGSASSVVPTKSTFGKGAGPAKDNPHPTATAEGKQDKAYV from the coding sequence ATGCCGACTACAGGTCTCCAGGTCCTTGGTTTTTTGGTTTCGATCGCAGGATGGGTGGGCGGGGCTTTGGTTTGCGCTACCCCGTTTTGGCGCGTATCAGCTTTCGTCGGAGATGAGCTTGTGGTATCTGAGGTGCTGTGGGAGGGGCTGTGGATGACCTGCCTGTCACAGTTGGGGAGGATCCAGTGTAAAGTCTATGACTCCGCCCTCGCTCTATCAGGCTCCACCCAGTTTTGCCGCGTGATGGTCATTTTGTCTCTCCTCCTCGGATTATTCGCTCTACCATTGGGTGCGATTGGGATGAAGTGCACGCACTGCCTCGAGGGTGCGCGTGATGCTAAGGCTCGCCTGGTGCGTACGGCCGGTGCCATCTTCATGGCGGCCGGCGTGGCTTTCTTTATGCCCGTTTTCTGGACCACCTTCGCTGTGATTCGGGACTTTTACGACCCAAACGTGGCACCACCACTCAAGCGTGAGCTAGGCCCTGCCCTGTACCtcggaggaggcgtggcctttatgATGCTGGTTGGAGGGGTCATGCTGTACCAAGGAGGCTCCGCCTCTAGTGTGGTTCCAACTAAGTCAACTTTTGGCAAAGGGGCGGGGCCAGCCAAGGACAATCCTCACCCCACAGCTACGGCAGAGGGGAAACAGGACAAGGCTTATGTGTGA
- the LOC128317531 gene encoding GTPase IMAP family member 9-like: protein MERRIVLLGKTGSGKSATGNTILNGNYFEVKSSPQSVTKNCDVKEVGHIKVIDTPGMSDTSLTPDQLKKEIGRCVYLSVPGPHVFLLVIKLGRFTEEEKNAVKWIQENFEDDASLYTMVLFTHTDQLGERTLEEFLGESPELRRLLNTCGNRYHAFNNNDPGRSQVDKLMQKIDDMVLMNGGKYYTNKMYKEVQRRINIGETFETVVAAVAGAAGIAGIVALALIKK, encoded by the coding sequence ATGGAACGGCGGATTGTTCTCCTGGGGAAGACTGGATCAGGGAAGAGTGCTACTGGAAACACCATCCTTAATGGCAACTATTTTGAAGTGAAATCTTCTCCTCAGTCGGTGACAAAGAACTGTGATGTGAAAGAAGTTGGGCACATCAAGGTTATTGATACACCTGGCATGTCTGACACATCACTGACCCCAGATCagctgaaaaaagaaatagggcggtgtgtgtacctgtcagttCCTGGTCCTCATGTGTTCCTGCTGGTGATCAAACTGGGCAGATTcacagaggaggagaagaacGCAGTGAAGTGGATTCAGGAGAACTTTGAAGACGATGCCTCGCTCTACACCATGGTTCTGTTCACTCACACTGATCAGCTTGGAGAGAGGACACTAGAGGAGTTTTTGGGAGAGAGCCCTGAACTGAGAAGACTGCTCAACACCTGTGGAAATCGCTATCATGCATTTAACAACAATGACCCAGGTCGTTCCCAGGTCGATAAGCTGATGCAGAAGATAGATGACATGGTTTTGATGAATGGAGGGAAGTACTACACTAATAAGATGTACAAGGAGGTTCAAAGACGTATTAATATTGGTGAAACGTTTGAaactgttgttgctgctgttgcaggTGCTGCAGGTATTGCTGGGATAGTTGCTTTAGCATTGATCAAAAAATAG